gttattttacaacttttatattatgtcatctacttgttgtaatggaacccttcatgagcgagtccgactcgcacttggccggtttttatttttattctaaattcgaatagcggttatcgaaatacatcaacctacaaagtttcaactatgtaggtccaacagtttcggaaataaatggctgtgacatacggtcggacggacggacggacagacagacatgacgaatctataagggttccgttttttgccatttagctacggaaccctaaaaaaaggTTCAAACAGGGGGCTAATAGGAGTAATTTTGTTTAACGTTTCATGTACTATTTGCTTATGTAAATGTGTGATTGTAATGCGTTGcaagttttataataagtaggtacttcacTATTTACGCTATgataaaagtcaaaatcaaagtaaaagTCAATATCATTTATTTCCATTAGTTCAGGAAGGCAGTTTTAAAcgacatacaaataatttaagtaatacgCCATCAAACTAAAGTCTTGTTTGTAAAGAGTGATCTGAtaagctcaaagagaaaaaaatactttttggaTTAAGTACTGGGCTTATTCCGTTcacttaaacaaatataattaacaaatatatggtttaaattaaattataagagCTCCCCCCTACGGTATACTGCAATTGAGTAGTTTCCAAGttttaatacagtaaaatattctaaaataatcgtacttttatttatttatttcacgatatacttagtttttttttaaatttttctatcTAGTTTTCgagaaataagtatttttaaacccAAAAGTTTGATGTTGCCATAAGTTgcaatctcctacaaaattcatagaaaaatatcgtttttgacatttcgataaaatgtattgaatttgactaataGGAATAGTTTCGTACCGTGTTATAGTATCGCGGGTAGTCATTGAAATGTTTATACATTTACGTAATTCAGTTTGCCAGCTACCGGCTGGTGCGTGCCGCATCGGGTGCTCTTTGGCTAATTTACCGCACCGCTACACGTACATAGAGGCATATAGATTATATTCGTGTGTCAGTGAAATCTAAATCATCTGAAAAAGGGCCTATAACTCGGAAGAGGCCACATTAGTACTTACCACGTTTCCCTACCTGATTCATGCGCCTTAACCTCCAGACTCCAGGCCGCAACACAACACTACAGGAACAATACATAATGTAGTGAGTTGTCATTAGCCTTAGCTCACGAGAGAGGACTTTGTTCAACATTACTTGTATTCCGACTGACGACGAGATGTTGCGGGCGGAACATGTGTGAGCTAGAACAACAAGTAATTAGTTGCAGCGGGCGATGGCGGTGTGATGTGAGCGGCAGGGAGCGGCCATGGCGGACGACAACACTATCATCGAGGGCACCGTCAAGTTCCGGGACGGGAAGAAGGTGAGCATACGTTTGTTTATGGCAGATGTAATGGTACTGCCACTACCCGTGCCAATATGACCATAAACATTAACCTAATTGCGTAAAATAGCATTCTCCGCGCGAGTACTGGCACACTTTCTCTTAGGTGTGGGTCATGTCGTGTAGTACACTATTGTAATCCGGTACATTCTCCGATATAATGACGTGTCCCCCCGCGCCGGCCGGGACCGCTATAGCACAGCCATAGTACCAGCGACATGTGTACCTACACGGTGGTAATGTGACGAGTGCGGGTGCATTAGAGAGTGATGTGTGCGTGTTGTCCGCAGTGGAAGTCCCGGTGGTGCGTGATGCGCAAGCTGTCGCCGGTCGCAGGTGAGTGGAACACcgttttatttcatattgttgcacctaattttattaaataagattCCCATTAGATGTAAAATACATCATGACGTTACAGAGATTTTGTACTATAAGTGTAGTTTTCCTTACAAGTCGCTAAAACACAGAATGAGCTGTTCATTGAGTAGGGGGCCACACGGAGCGTTCATTCACCGGCCGCGTGTAGTGGCGCGCCGTGGGTGGCGACAGTGGCGCCGCGGCTCAGTGCGGCCACTGTCCGCGTCACGCGGCTAATGTGCACTTCCGACATCTTATTGCCCATAAATTTGTTTGAAACAGTATTACAGTAAGGAAGCGACCCGTGACGTCAGCTCTCACACGTCGTACTACTCGTGTACGAGTCAACCACTACTGTAGTATTACATGACTTCATCGTACGCAGCCGGCATTCACGCCAGCAGTTttcgtttattaatttcattataattatcgcAACCAAATTGTATCCAGTACGTAAACAGGGTTCCTACACCACAAGTAGTGTGAGACTCGTACAACTCGAGTACTCGACCATTGCAAGTAAACAAAGTTGTAGCAGCTGCAGGTCACACCGCACTGAGTCACCGGCCACTGGCCGCCGAGTACTTGCTCACggtgtaatatttttagtataagcAAGTATAGTTAAGTAAATTGTACTAAACGTCCGTAACACATTCTATAAGTATTGTATTTGTAAGTGTTTATAGAGTGACAGAATGCGTGGCTGagacgtgtgtgtgtgtgtgcagaTTGCGTGCACCTGCAGCTGTACCGCGACTCGAAGGCGCGCTGCGCGGGCGCGGCCAGCAAGGCGTCGCTGTCGCTGCAGCACTACCTCGGCAGCGAGGCCGGCTTCACGCTGGACAAGCACTCCAACACGCTGGCGCTGGTCTGCCGGGACCTGGTCGCCATCCTCGCCTTCGAGACCCGCGAGCGCCTCATCCAGTGGCAGGTGAAGGTGAGCGCGCACCTGGGCGAGCCGCGCCACTACCTCGTGCTGgtggggggcgcggggggcgcggggggcgcgggcaACAAGCGCCTGCCGGCCGGCCCGGCGCGCCTGCACCTGCACGAGCGCCGCTTCGCGCTCACTGCCGGAGTGCCTCCTCGACTGCTCGGCATATGGGAGCTGCCGCACCTCAGGTCAGGACGGCTTTTATCtcacatacaaatatttatatttatatgaaaacaacGTCATTGACATACAAGGTTACATTGATAGTTAACTTTCTAGAATGTATGGggactgtttttttatttaatttaaatatgtatttatttgtttccggaataaaaataataaaaaatatgtatcgcCCAAGTATTAAGATGAGTTGTATATGCAAATGGTGTAACAATTGGTCTTGGCATGCAGACGGTACGGTGTGGTCGAGGGCAGGTTTTGCTTCGAAGGCGGCTCGCACTGCGGCAAGGGCGAAGGTCTGCACGTGTTGATTACAGACCAGGCCAAGGAGCTGGCGCGTGACTTCGACCTGGCCTCACAGGGCCGCCTGTCGCCCAGAAGGAGgccaaataattttaaaaatagtgaaGGTTGGTAGGAATTCGTTTGATAATCTCTGTTtcaattgtatttaatataatatataattgtcGTTTCCATTGTTAATTTTAGGTGCAGATAGTCCAAAGTCTCATAAAGCTTACCGGCCAGATACTAGGCTTTCTGAGCTGAACACAATAGACCACTCTCTCCCGCCTATAGACATCCACAACTATGAAGAGGGCTGTGAAGACACAGGCGCCATCTCCCCGTACTGGCCATCTGCAGAGAGAACAAACTTCCAGGACATGGGTCACGGCGACACCGCGTCCGTGAACGAGACGGTGGAGGAGGCGGCCACGTGGAACGGAGTAAGCAACGTGACGCTAGAGAGGTGCATGAGCTGCATCTCCAAGCTGGGGGCGCTGTCGCGGTCATCTACGGCGGCACTAACGCCTGGCGCTAAGCACTTCAACCCTGCGTGGACTATGGAACCTGTTCACGAAACCCTTCCCACAGAACCCACAGAGCCCACTCAACATTGTGATATTCTTCTTAGTGCAACCGATAAGACTGACGACGCTTGCCATTGCCCTACCTGGCCTGAACGGCCTCCGGAGAGACCCCCCAAGCCCACGCGACTAGAGCTTAATCTAAATAGGAAACCGGTACCTCTTTGCCGCTGTGCACATAGTGTGCCAGATGAGAAACTCAGCAGAGTTGGACCCTATGAAAACTACGATGTACCCAAACTTCCACACCCAGACGGTGAGTATTACGATACACCGAAGCGGCTCAAGGAGTGTCTaactaatgaattatttaaagttactaAAAGTTCAGTGTCGAATGCAGTCATTTTGAAAAAGCCCTGTGGCTGTTTACTAAAATTTGGTAAAAGACGAAGAGAACCAACGATAGTAGATTCTGAAGAAAGCTTCCAGCCAGCTAGTTGTCCCTGTCAGCGGGTCACAGATTGGGCAAACAATTGGATAAAGTTACCATATTGCAGGAAAAACACTGTTTCTAGTGATAATTTGGTGCCAAACAAAGAAAACGTAACCCCTAACAGTAGTGATGGAACCGCACTTTATGCCACAATAGACTTATCAAGGAAGACAAGAAGAAAACAGAGGCCTTGTGATCGGCACCTAGACGCACCCGAGAGCGAGTCTCTTCGGGGCCTAACTAGTTCGGTAGAAATTGATGACGGCCCGTTGGCCAACTATGAGAATCTTAGTTTTGCCTTATCTTTAGAGCACTACGAAAATGCTAAAGATTTATTAAGAAAAGTTGGTGTCACACAATCAGAACTGGACGCGATTAGCGCTAATTTAAATCCCAGTTCATTTGTATCGACGGATGTCAATCTTTGTACAAAATGTGGTCACGCGCAACAGCagcgttttaataaaaacttagtcCAAGATGATGTACCTGTTGATGCGAATGACGATTACTTAATGATGGCTCCCGACGCCAGTAACAAACTAGAACAAAGTAAACCGTTGCCAGCGGGTTATACTCCAATGTCTCCAATTGGAGGTTTTGCATTTAATACTCTAAAGCACCCTGCCAGGAGTCCTATTAGTAGGTTACTTGAAGAAAAGTCTGCGAGTAACCCAACCTTGTGTGAGGAAAGTAGACGATCGGGGACAACGGACGCTGACGCGGTGTGCACAGCCAGCACTGTCACGGAGCGAGCCGACAGAATTGAGTATAGAAAACGGTCGAGCTCTGCAGACTCCTCACGATTCCTTGAAGACGTGAAAGAATTCGATGGCAGCATCGGTAGTCAGGGTTCCACATCGTCTATTGAAACGCTACGTAATATCGCAGTGGATGGGCGACCTTCAACACCATGTAACTGTATAGTCGATAACAAACATTCAGACGCAGACAGTTCCGAGGCATCTAAAGGAGCGCGCAGTAGGCTGCCACCAGCGAGGCGCTCCTCTTCCGTGCCAGGCAAGGCGGGAGGCAACAGGGACTCGTCTAGTTCTAACGACTCAGGCGTGTCAAGCTGCTCGTTGCGGCGAGGCGAGATGTTCGAGCTGCCGCTGACGACGGCCGCGGCGCGGCGCCACTACCgcagcgcgcggcgcgcggcggccggCGCCGGCACGTCGCTGCCGCGCCGCAGCCGTTCCACTGACCCGCTGAGTGACGGCACCACTGCACAAAGGGAGGGCGTGCCCGCCAAATCTTCCTCTGCCGAAGCTGAGGTGCCTGTCCTCACGGTCAAGCCGCTGCGAGGTACGGTTTccttgaataataaataaaatcctgTTTCATTCACACCATAGAACACATGAGTCGACTTAATTCTCAATAATTCTGCACGAGAACTTCTTACTTTTagagatttttctttttttgttttatagaatTGCAGTAGTTATGAtactgtgttttgtttttatctgtaaggtttattttattgtggcGTGTACATTTGTACTGTTCTTCCAGGGGTAATGGACACCCACAGCACGTCCAGCGGTACCTCCGATATGTCGGACTACATCGAAACTCTGTCCATTTGCTCTTCCCACTCATCTACAGATACTCCTATCACCATGAGGTAAGTCGTCAGAGATAGAGCAATGTTAAACCAAGAGAATGTAACAGATGAGAGTGCAAGGTGTGGGTGTGTTGCAGGGTGATGCGCCAGACGACGAGCACGCTGCGGCCGCGCTCGGGCAAGGAGTACGGCAGCCTGGACCCGCGCCTCGCGTCCGCCTACCGCCACCCGCACCACTACACCAACCTGCCCTAGACACCTCCTGACCGCACCACTCTCGCAGCTCTCGCGCTCACGCCATTCGTGTCGCGGGTTTGTCACGCACAGGCCAGCGCGGGCTGCGAGTGGTTCCTCGCGACGACGACATCGTCTGTGTTGTGAAAGTGTTGCCAGCCGCGGCCGCGGGCGGCGCTGCCGAGCTTACTTCTCGACTGTACGTTGTGATCCGTCCATGGTCTGCGCCCGCTGCGTCGGATCGTACCAGCTCGCGCGAGCCGCGGCCACTGACACAGCGTTGTATAAATGTAGTTACCTTCACATGGAAACTGAACGAATTACAAGACAGGtgaaataaatacctaagtattgttaatACAGCTGGCTCGCTACCGGGCAGCAGTGGGCGACGCGGCCGCCTGGCCGGGCTGGCGGGGCGCGCTCTGTACATACTCGACACGCTCGTAGTTGGCGTCGATTCGTTTAGGATGAActaaatgtatattaaatattattactataaagTAATTGATATACTTATAAACTTAATCTCTACAACGACTCTCTTGTCTCTACTTTGTTACGACGatgtaatattttgatattcggAGTTTAACTGGGGCTGTCTCAGTAAGCAATAAGCAATAAGAAGCAGCGCACACCGCGGCGGCGCGTGTGTGTGCGGGCATGTCTGCGAGGCGACGCGCGCGCTCCGCCACGCTCCCGCCGAGCGgagcggagcggggcggagcgAGCGCGCGGGCGAAGACTGGAATTGTAAGCAGGTTGTTTAGATATTACGCTAGCAatgaatttatataataaaaattaatgttaatatacTTGAAATTTCCGAATAAAACGAAGAATAactaattgtttgtttgattgttccTCTGGTAGTGAAGTTACCGCGCGATATTCCCGTTGGTCGTGTTGCTGAGTGATGTGTACCAGCACACAGTGTGTCACAGTGCGGGCGGAGTAAGCATGGTGCGACTTG
This sequence is a window from Spodoptera frugiperda isolate SF20-4 chromosome 5, AGI-APGP_CSIRO_Sfru_2.0, whole genome shotgun sequence. Protein-coding genes within it:
- the LOC118271567 gene encoding uncharacterized protein LOC118271567, with translation MADDNTIIEGTVKFRDGKKWKSRWCVMRKLSPVADCVHLQLYRDSKARCAGAASKASLSLQHYLGSEAGFTLDKHSNTLALVCRDLVAILAFETRERLIQWQVKVSAHLGEPRHYLVLVGGAGGAGGAGNKRLPAGPARLHLHERRFALTAGVPPRLLGIWELPHLRRYGVVEGRFCFEGGSHCGKGEGLHVLITDQAKELARDFDLASQGRLSPRRRPNNFKNSEGADSPKSHKAYRPDTRLSELNTIDHSLPPIDIHNYEEGCEDTGAISPYWPSAERTNFQDMGHGDTASVNETVEEAATWNGVSNVTLERCMSCISKLGALSRSSTAALTPGAKHFNPAWTMEPVHETLPTEPTEPTQHCDILLSATDKTDDACHCPTWPERPPERPPKPTRLELNLNRKPVPLCRCAHSVPDEKLSRVGPYENYDVPKLPHPDGEYYDTPKRLKECLTNELFKVTKSSVSNAVILKKPCGCLLKFGKRRREPTIVDSEESFQPASCPCQRVTDWANNWIKLPYCRKNTVSSDNLVPNKENVTPNSSDGTALYATIDLSRKTRRKQRPCDRHLDAPESESLRGLTSSVEIDDGPLANYENLSFALSLEHYENAKDLLRKVGVTQSELDAISANLNPSSFVSTDVNLCTKCGHAQQQRFNKNLVQDDVPVDANDDYLMMAPDASNKLEQSKPLPAGYTPMSPIGGFAFNTLKHPARSPISRLLEEKSASNPTLCEESRRSGTTDADAVCTASTVTERADRIEYRKRSSSADSSRFLEDVKEFDGSIGSQGSTSSIETLRNIAVDGRPSTPCNCIVDNKHSDADSSEASKGARSRLPPARRSSSVPGKAGGNRDSSSSNDSGVSSCSLRRGEMFELPLTTAAARRHYRSARRAAAGAGTSLPRRSRSTDPLSDGTTAQREGVPAKSSSAEAEVPVLTVKPLRGVMDTHSTSSGTSDMSDYIETLSICSSHSSTDTPITMRVMRQTTSTLRPRSGKEYGSLDPRLASAYRHPHHYTNLP